Proteins from one Triticum aestivum cultivar Chinese Spring chromosome 7A, IWGSC CS RefSeq v2.1, whole genome shotgun sequence genomic window:
- the LOC123149947 gene encoding uncharacterized protein, with amino-acid sequence MGLKAAVFLSVPAAVTPLPTTLHRHHLPPSSYSSSRGSSASASRISAAVMATAVQPAVVVGGGRVGQALLSMGPSSGDLLLRRGEALPPAAPAGPILVCTRNDDLDGVLDATPKSRWPDLVFFQNGMLDPWLESKGLAGANQVLAYFAVSKLGEPPVDGITDANPEGLTAALGNWAPAVAARLQNGGLTCKVLDKDAFEKQMLEKLIWISAFMLVGARHPGATVGAVEKEYRSEVSSLIAELASAAAAERGLSFDDGMEERLCAYSRAVAHFPTAVKEFKWRNGWFYSLTEKALAQGKPDPCPLHTAWLKEIKVI; translated from the exons ATGGGCCTCAAAGCCGCCGTCTTTCTCTCCGTCCCCGCCGCCGTCACGCCGCTACCTACTACactccaccgccaccacctccccccctcctcctactcctcctccaGGGGCAGCAGCGCGTCCGCCTCCCGGATTTCAGCAGCGGTCATGGCCACggcggtgcagccggcggtggtggtgggcgGCGGCCGGGTGGGCCAGGCGCTGCTCTCCATGGGCCCCTCCTCCGGGGACCTACTCCTCCGCCGCGGCGAGGCGCTCCCGCCCGCCGCGCCGGCCGGGCCCATCCTGGTCTGCACCCGCAACGACGACCTCGACGGCGTGCTCGACGCCACCCCCAAATCCCGGTGGCCCGACCTGGTCTTCTTCCAGAACGGGATGCTGGACCCGTGGCTGGAGAGCAAGGGCCTCGCCGGCGCCAACCAGGTGCTCGCCTACTTCGCCGTCTCCAAGCTCGGCGAGCCCCCCGTCGACGGCATCACCGACGCCAACCCGGAGGGCCTCACCGCCGCCTTGGGCAACTGGgcacccgccgtcgccgcccgcctccAGAACGGAGGCCTCACCTGCAAG GTGCTTGACAAGGACGCCTTCGAGAAGCAAATGCTGGAGAAGCTCATCTGGATTTCAGCCTTCATGCTCGTCGGAGCTCGCCATCCAGGGGCCACTGTGGGTGCTGTTGAAAAGGAATACCGATCCGAG GTATCCAGCCTCATTGCTGAACTAGCATCTGCCGCGGCTGCGGAGCGGGGGCTTTCTTTCGACGACGGCATGGAAGAGAGGCTCTGCGCCTACTCCAGAGCCGTGGCGCACTTCCCGACCGCTGTCAAAGAG TTCAAGTGGAGGAACGGTTGGTTCTACTCGCTCACCGAGAAGGCCCTCGCGCAAGGGAAGCCTGATCCATGCCCGCTCCACACAGCTTGGCTCAAGGAGATTAAGGTCATATAG
- the LOC123149948 gene encoding signal peptide peptidase-like 5 — protein sequence MAASAVLAVLLASALAGAAAGGDIVHHDDQAPKIPGCNNDFVLVKVQSWVGGNEGDEFVGVGARFGPKIVSKEKQATREPLTLADPIHACAPPKNKLVSGGVLLVERGKCKFTKKAKLAEAAGASGILIINSVTELYKMVCEKNETELDIHIPAVLLPKDAGQALRSLLTANTSSVGVQLYSPDRPVVDTAEVFLWLMAVGTVLCASYWSAWSAREAVTEQEKLLKDGHEVSLIVEGGGSSGIVDINVISAMMFVVVASCFLIMLYKLMSAWFIDLLVVIFCIGGVEGLQTCLVAVLSRWFTSAAGSFVKVPFFGAISYLTMAISPFCVVFAVLWAIYRQFPYAWIAQDILGIALIVTVIQIVRVPNLKVGSVLLSCAFLYDIFWVFVSKSLFHESVMIAVARGDNTDEDGVPMLLKIPRMFDPWGGYSIIGFGDILLPGLVVAFALRYDWAAKKSLRSGYFLWSASAYGTGLLITYVALNLMDGHGQPALLYIVPFTLGTLMSLGWKRGELRNLWFKGEPERVCTHQGYLQMAKPPPAAAAAHDNEDDEDDHEEEGKNTPSSSC from the exons atggcggcgtcggcggtgcTGGCGGTGCTGCTGGCGTCGGCGctggcgggggcggcggccggcggcgacatCGTCCACCATGACGACCAAGCCCCCAAGATCCCCGGCTGCAACAACGACTTCGTCCTC GTCAAAGTGCAAAGCTGGGTGGGCGGCAATGAGGGCGACGAGTTCGTGGGCGTCGGCGCGCGCTTCGGCCCCAAGATTGTCTCCAAAGAGAAGCAGGCCACCCGGGAGCCGCTCACCCTCGCCGACCCCATCCACGCCTGCGCCCCTCCCAAAAACAAG CTGGTCTCCGGAGGCGTCCTTTTGGTCGAGAGGGGGAAATGCAAGTTCACCAAGAAGGCCAAGCTCGCCGAGGCCGCCGGCGCTTCCGGGATACTCATCATAAACTCTGTCACCG AGCTGTACAAGATGGTCTGCGAAAAGAACGAAACAGAGCTTGACATACACATACCCGCAGTTCTCTTGCCCAAAGACGCGGGCCAGGCTCTGCGTTCGCTTCTTACAGCTAATACATCATCAG TTGGTGTGCAGCTATACTCTCCAGATCGCCCCGTAGTCGATACGGCGGAGGTGTTCCTCTGGCTCATGGCCGTCGGCACCGTCCTCTGCGCGTCCTACTGGTCAGCATGGAGTGCCAGAGAAGCCGTTACTGAACAGGAGAAGCTCCTGAAG GATGGACATGAAGTTTCACTGATTGTTGAGGGTGGAGGTTCTAGTGGCATCGTGGACATCAACGTGATATCGGCCATGATGTTTGTTGTGGTCGCGTCGTGCTTCCTGATAATGCTTTACAAGCTCATGTCCGCCTGGTTTATCGATCTACTGGTTGTGATCTTCTGCATCGGAGGTGTAGAG GGCCTGCAAACATGCTTGGTGGCTGTATTATCAAG ATGGTTTACATCTGCTGCGGGATCTTTTGTGAAAGTGCCCTTCTTTGGAGCAATCTCATACCTTACAATGGCAATATCCCCATTTTGCGTTGTGTTTGCTGTTCTGTGGGCTATTTACCGTCAGTTCCCCTACGCTTGGATCGCCCAAGATATCCTT GGCATTGCGCTGATAGTCACTGTCATCCAAATCGTCAGAGTACCTAACCTCAAG GTCGGTTCAGTTCTTCTGAGCTGTGCGTTCCTGTATGATATCTTCTGGGTGTTTGTCTCCAAGAGTTTGTTCCATGAGAGCGTGATGATTGCG GTTGCTCGTGGTGACAATACCGACGAAGACGGTGTGCCCATGCTGCTAAAGATCCCGCGGATGTTCGACCCGTGGGGCGGGTACAGCATCATTGGCTTTGGCGACATCCTTCTTCCTGGCCTGGTTGTTGCATTTGCGTTAAG GTATGACTGGGCTGCGAAGAAGAGCCTGCGATCTGGCTATTTCCTGTGGTCGGCGTCGGCCTACGGCACCG GGCTCCTGATCACGTACGTGGCGCTGAACCTGATGGACGGGCACGGGCAGCCGGCGCTGCTCTACATCGTGCCTTTCACCCTAG GGACGCTGATGTCGCTGGGGTGGAAGCGGGGGGAGCTGCGGAACCTGTGGTTCAAGGGTGAGCCGGAGCGCGTGTGCACCCATCAGGGCTACCTGCAGATGGCCAagcctcctcctgctgctgctgctgcccatgataatgaggatgatgaggatgaccATGAGGAGGAGGGCAAGAACACACCATCATCGTCTTGTTAG